A single bacterium DNA region contains:
- a CDS encoding pirin, which translates to NSVVVLSSEFYDELVAHAVPIDLRALKALKGSPLALDIYSWLTYRMSYLRKPCLIPWEGLQTQFGADYGRLRDFKRKFLAHLVDVLRVYPGARVAEPGGGLLLRPSPTHLPRQAPRRPNR; encoded by the coding sequence AACTCGGTCGTCGTATTGAGCTCTGAGTTCTACGACGAGCTCGTCGCCCACGCCGTGCCGATCGACCTCCGCGCTCTCAAGGCTCTCAAGGGCTCACCGTTGGCCCTCGACATCTACTCGTGGCTCACCTACCGGATGAGTTACCTCCGGAAGCCGTGCCTCATTCCCTGGGAAGGGCTCCAGACCCAGTTCGGTGCCGACTACGGGCGACTACGGGACTTCAAGAGGAAGTTCCTCGCGCACCTAGTCGACGTTCTGCGCGTCTACCCTGGGGCGCGAGTCGCTGAGCCGGGAGGTGGACTGCTTCTCAGACCTTCACCTACCCATCTACCCCGCCAA